The DNA region GAGCACATATTGGTGCTAGGAACCTTGTGCTATGGAAACattgttttttttgtagtgttagtTTGTCGAACCTTGTTTGTTTGCGATGTTGTCACAATTGAGACAAATTATTTCACCTTTGGTGATGATGTGTCAAACCGAAGAGACGGCTAAGCCTCTCTTATTTAGCTGCCCAGAGACGAAGTAGGTGTAGGAAGAGGTGAAGGTTTGACTCGGTCTAAGGAGACGACTATCTAAAACCAAGAGCGCTATCGAGTAAGAAAGGATTGAATTGTGAGAAGCATGAGACGTACATGTGAGTGTGTGTAACATGTGTGTGCGTGTGTTGTGAGTTGTATGTGTGAATGCGAATGTTTATGTGTGAAAGTATGCTTGTAGATCTTAGTTATAAACTACTTCTTTGTACGTGATTGCATGATAAAGTAAATTAGGATGTTAAGTATGCTTGCTTGTATGTGAAGACGAATTAAGTAAGTATTCGTGAAAGGAGCGATTAGGACATGCATGTTCGATTGGGTAGTTTCCGAGAAACTAATTCATGTTTTGTGAATATATGAATGGTTGAGAAGGTGTTGTGCGTATGTGATTATGAAGGAAGCAAGAAGTTGTGAACTTCGCCAATAAGCTGTTAAGGTGGGCTTTTGTGAACTAACtattttacgctttcaaaagtatgactATGGTGATATAAgagtggtttaaatgttatgtcatgccaatgtgttttgatgatgatataTGATTATGTGAAACGAATTCAGATCTAATTATGGCCGCACAAGCCTGGTACCAGGCTTGTGCATAGATAGGATCGGGAGCCGACCTTGCTAGTCTGGCTAGTTTCGTGGGCGAAAATtttggccacactttcgtcgcactatgaaaaagaggatgtgattgatgaTTGGTGAGAATGAAGGGAGTTGACTGAAGTCTATGAAATATTTTGGTAATtctcaattattttaaaaagcaaaactcgagttcactatggtatggtgTATGGGTGATACTGTTGATAAAATGTTTTGGTAatatgtccactgagtatatcaaatactcagccctgcatatgttttccttatgtgcaggttgagagTGATTGTCTGGCGGATGTTGAGATGAGCTTTGATGGTTTCTGAGtgtgtcgtgtcttcatacatggttTCGTTTGAGATGAGCTTTGATGGTTTCGTTTGTTTTCTAAGTCTTCTGTTTGCGGTATGAGTAGGTTGACAACGTTCTTTCCTATAAGAAATTGAATCCGCTGCATTAATTCGTTTCCCTAATTGTTCGAATGTTCTTTATAAGGTTTTAAGTTAATATAAAGTCCTTTTGAGTTGATTTATGTAGTTGTTTCCCCTTCCCCTATTTCTTTCTTGCTTCTTAACTCCCCCAAGTTAAGATTCAACTGTGGTTTACTATCTCTAGTAAAGAATCGTGACAACTTTTGTCCTTTTTTGAATGACTTTTACGTCTGCCTCTGAGTAGATTATCTTGACTTTAGTGTTAATTTTTGTTGCAATATTggatattttaatattaattgttGCCAATATTTGTTAGATACCAAGTCAGATTCTATGTACTAGTAATTTCCTTATTGCAATATTGGACAGTTTAACATTGCTGTCAATTTCCTTGTTGTAATGTTAAGTTTATATTTTAATCAGTATTGCTTGATTTATGAGTGATAGTATGGACGAGGACATAacaaaaatgtttatttttcacGTCCAGCTATTAATTCTAGATTCAATCAAACTCTTAGAAATTTTCattatgtatgtgtatgtgtatgtgtaagTTCTGCGGAATTTTAGCCTGTGGAATATAAGTTCTTGCTCGGTTTTATGATTAGTTTTAGTCAACTAATTCCATCAAATAACAAATGATGTTACAAATTCTTGTTGCGTGACTTTGTGTAGAAAAAAGATCATGAAACTGTGTAGTTCTCAGTGTGTCAAGATGTGCTGATAGTTGTGACCGATTAGTGTTAGTTTTAGTTAATTTATTCCATTTGCTAGCTAATGATGATTACAATTTTATCATCATTAGCTAGCAAATGGAGTATTAGTTAGATAaacttgaaatttttttatattacttTGAAATAAGAGTGAAATATTTTACACTACCTTCGTCCCATGATAAGAGTTTACTTCTgtcattttagtctgtcccacgataagaattcatttttttttattataagtgATAAGTAACCCTATATTACACTGACCcgtttcactcacattttattttattataatagtGAGATTCATACTTCATTAAGAGCATCTGGAACAAGAAACGGTAAATAAAAGATGTATATCATCTATATACACATcctcaaaaagtgaaatatacccttTTAAAAAGAAACATACTCCAAAGAAAAAAagtatatagaaaggtaaatgattttttaaacataaaataatagtacaaaatgcattaagaaaaatataaagtgtGATATCTTCTCAAATACTTCTCCCTTGGAGAatgtttttcatgaaaaaaaggtaaaaatgatagttataaaattttacATCTCCATATACTTCTTCAAAATAGGAAAAGAtataatatcttctcaaatACATCGCCACTTATCTccgaatgatttttcatgaaaaaaagtaaatatggtagttatataactttacctctccatttacctCTTGTTCGGAGATGCTCTAATTTTTCAAcccaatttttaaatttttttaaaaatttgtgttGAGTTAAACGTTGACATTTTAAACACTGTTTTGTACATTTGTTACTAGCTGGTTCAGCCATTCACCGTTCGCAAAATTCTGCGAAAGAAGAATAGCGCAATTTCAGGATTTcaaatttattctctctttttcaaCGAACTTCAATTCGTCGACCCTATGCCCATCAAATGGTAAATCGGAAATGGAATTGTGAACCATATTCCCCCTTTTCTATTGCTCGAATTCGACTTAATTATCGTAAACGAGTCTGCGTATTGATGTGTTTGATTCGTGCAGGATTTTGCACTGGCATCCGAATCCGGGAACGACGGTGAACACCCAAATCCTCTCAGAAGTATCTCAGTGCGCTGAGAGCATCAATGGCGTTAAAGAAGGGCGCTGGAAAACCACTCTCAGTTTCTACAAAGCCATGGCTAGAGGTATCTCGCGCATTTTGTTATAGGGTTTAAAGCCCTAATTTCGATAATTATTTCTTGTATTTAGTCGAATTTGATCTTGTTTTGGCTCGATTGCTGATTGGTTATGAAATCATCACTGATTTCTTCACTACCTTAAACCCTAATTCTTAAAAATTACTTAAAAACTTTACTTTCTTGTGGTGATGCTGAAGAACAATCTATTGTGAATGAATTTCCTCGTGATTTTGTGGGGATCTCACTTGCGGAGCAGCCCGGCAAATATTTCTTAGTAATTAGAGGTCAGCGTCTTGTTGTGGAGGCAGAGTCGAGTATTCAGATGATAATGGAGAAACTGCAGTCGTATAAAACCCGAGTTGCCCTTAATTTCGAGGTAAAACTGATTTTGTAGAAATATCTGGTCGATAAATTTGTCTTTTTATTGAGCTGAAGCTTCAAAAATGGGAAGAACTGAAAGTAAAATTCATGTTTCCTTTCATATAAGTTGTTCAGCGAAGGTTAAAATTAGTGCAGGGAAACCAGTATCAACTCGGTGACTTTCAGTTGCGAGTGGGGAAGGTGGTCCCGATGAACTCGGAGAATTTGAGGGGCATAGTTATGGAGGTAACTGGCTTTCGTATTGAATCTTTTTAGCTATCGCTAAATCTATTTGTTTACATGATCTAGGTTGTATGATTATAGAACACTGGGATTCTGGTactgtgcattatttgtttgcATTGTTGAATTAATAGATTATAATGGATTAATAATGTGGTGTCTAGGCAGTGGTACCTTGCAAATACTTCTCCCATAGCTGATTAAAGAGAGtagataacaaaaataaaacaaacgaAGCAAGATGTTAGAGTGTGTTATCATCTAGGAGCTTTGCCCTGATTACAAATATTTGAATGAACACGAGAGAAGGTGATAGATGTTATTGTGCATTCTTGAAGGTGACTTGACTTTGATAATGATATACTCCGTATATTAGGCAAAGTTTCAGCCTCGGTCTATAGAAGGATGCTATAAAGTTAGTTTAAAACCATTATAGCTAAAAGTTTTAATTCCTTGTTTACTTTGAAGGTGTGGAGTTTGGCTATCCCAAGGCCCATGATAACTACTATCATTTGAGCTAATGTTGTTTCTATTGAAAATGTGGGATTAGAGAAATCCTAGTAATGAGAATAAAGTTGTCAATCTTTTAACTTATTAATCATGAAAAACAATCACCTCATAGTGGAATAATTAATAATGATATATTAGAGCAACTGGTGCCAATATTCTTTGATTGATCTATGCATGATTGCACGAGTCTCTATTTCTGGTATGTTGATGGCTGACATGGAGCATACATGCTTCTTGTTTCTACTTCAAAAATTTTTGAGGAATCGAATGGAGGGAAAAGATAATAGTAATGATAACATCTATCTCCCCTATTTAACTAGCCATTATCATGAGGAATGCTTGATTTTGTTGATTATGAAGCATAGTTTGAGGATGTGGTGATTTGTGTTGCAGATGGAGTATGTACCGATTTCATCGTGGGAGAAATCACGCGAAGTCATGGCTGATTTCTTTGAACTTTGGCAGGAA from Salvia splendens isolate huo1 chromosome 9, SspV2, whole genome shotgun sequence includes:
- the LOC121746528 gene encoding mediator of RNA polymerase II transcription subunit 20a-like; its protein translation is MPIKWILHWHPNPGTTVNTQILSEVSQCAESINGVKEGRWKTTLSFYKAMAREQSIVNEFPRDFVGISLAEQPGKYFLVIRGQRLVVEAESSIQMIMEKLQSYKTRVALNFEGNQYQLGDFQLRVGKVVPMNSENLRGIVMEMEYVPISSWEKSREVMADFFELWQEALSKRSLPGHFVHNEPNFADYGLSDQYGMQHTAIQYANITAQIVATSQLQPPRN